A part of Maridesulfovibrio hydrothermalis AM13 = DSM 14728 genomic DNA contains:
- the hisD gene encoding histidinol dehydrogenase, with product MPCKDINYSGQSDWPEIKKWLELRINPDRKVDGIVRDILEKVKTEGDQALIDYTQKFDCPDFKAERLKIKADQLSLAYAEVETEDLEIIEEAIRNIRNFHRKQVEESWWTTEEDGTILGQLVRPVDRVGLYVPGGQGGETPLISSMIMNAVPAQVAGVKQIAVISPPRKDGTLNPYILATAQELGITEIYASGSAWAIGALAYGTQTIAPCDVIAGPGNIFVATAKGQLVGEVGIDMIAGPSEIAILADNTANPVWVAADMLSQAEHDPLAASILITWDPELGPKVKEELRIQAALLPRGEIALKSLNDWGAIVTVSDRNTGINFVNNMAPEHLELAFEEPWSSLGQIKHAGAIFMGHHSPEPIGDYFAGPNHVLPTVGTARFSSALSVETFTKKTSLIYTDQNYISRHGGKIARLARLEGLEAHARSVESRLSDS from the coding sequence ATGCCTTGCAAAGATATAAACTATTCCGGCCAGTCAGATTGGCCTGAAATTAAAAAATGGCTTGAACTCAGAATTAATCCCGACCGCAAAGTGGACGGCATCGTCAGAGATATTCTGGAGAAGGTTAAAACTGAAGGTGATCAAGCTCTCATAGATTACACTCAAAAGTTTGACTGCCCCGATTTCAAAGCGGAAAGGCTCAAAATTAAAGCAGACCAGCTCAGCCTTGCATATGCGGAAGTTGAAACTGAAGATCTCGAGATCATTGAAGAAGCCATTCGCAATATCAGAAATTTTCATCGTAAACAGGTTGAAGAATCATGGTGGACAACAGAAGAGGACGGCACAATCCTCGGCCAGCTGGTAAGACCTGTTGATCGAGTCGGACTCTACGTTCCCGGCGGACAGGGCGGTGAAACTCCGTTAATTTCAAGCATGATAATGAACGCTGTTCCTGCTCAGGTTGCCGGAGTAAAGCAGATTGCTGTCATATCTCCGCCGAGAAAAGATGGTACACTCAACCCATATATCCTCGCTACAGCGCAGGAACTCGGAATCACAGAAATTTACGCAAGCGGATCGGCATGGGCCATCGGCGCTCTTGCGTATGGAACTCAGACTATTGCTCCCTGTGATGTGATTGCCGGCCCCGGAAATATTTTCGTTGCTACAGCTAAAGGGCAGCTTGTAGGGGAAGTTGGCATCGACATGATCGCCGGCCCGAGTGAAATAGCAATACTTGCTGACAATACAGCAAATCCGGTATGGGTTGCAGCAGACATGCTTTCACAGGCTGAACATGACCCCCTTGCAGCATCAATTCTGATAACTTGGGACCCCGAACTGGGACCAAAAGTTAAAGAAGAACTGAGAATTCAGGCCGCCCTGCTGCCCAGAGGCGAAATTGCACTCAAGTCTCTTAATGACTGGGGGGCAATTGTAACCGTATCTGATCGTAATACCGGCATAAATTTCGTAAACAATATGGCTCCGGAACATCTTGAACTGGCCTTTGAAGAACCATGGAGTTCTTTAGGACAGATCAAACACGCCGGTGCTATTTTCATGGGTCACCACAGCCCGGAACCAATCGGTGATTACTTTGCCGGACCGAACCATGTGCTTCCCACTGTCGGTACTGCAAGATTTTCATCTGCTCTTTCTGTGGAAACGTTTACTAAAAAAACAAGCCTGATCTACACTGATCAGAACTATATTTCCCGCCACGGCGGAAAGATTGCCAGATTGGCAAGATTAGAAGGCCTTGAGGCACATGCACGTTCAGTTGAATCCAGACTCTCAGACAGCTAA
- a CDS encoding outer membrane homotrimeric porin, producing the protein MKKLVLLAILATMVLGFAGTASAVDLEAKGKFQFQANFMDNSDFLSAKNNGNREDDLNFYFRARTQFRFIANENLMSELYVEYKTRVGASDSDASSGSSDRPLGVKRMFLQYRFPGTDVLTTAGVFSINLPGAATGNMVLADLDAGAMVVETPITDQFAVSVGYIRAYDANATDQAAYGVSSINQKDEIDLFYVAAPITIDGLEATPYFMYGLLGKHSFSEVAGYEGLTAPSAAAFNKNVSAWWAGTSFSMNMFDPIVINADIVYGDVDANQKRNDRSGWGFDATLAYTGLDFVQPKLLFAYTSGEDDKTDNGSERLPVINNDWAFGSYYFGGSALTSTDLNSNQQSGFWTMGLSFEDISFFDKLTHDLHFLYIKGTNDKDLIKNNAGLTNISADGNFLTTDDQAFEIDFNTNYQIYDELAAIVEFGYINMDLKKSTWEAYDAVRAGKDDPALKFAVGLVYSF; encoded by the coding sequence ATGAAAAAACTCGTACTTCTCGCAATCCTCGCCACTATGGTGCTCGGATTCGCTGGTACTGCTTCTGCAGTAGATCTGGAAGCTAAAGGTAAATTCCAGTTCCAGGCTAACTTCATGGACAACAGCGACTTTCTGTCTGCTAAAAACAACGGTAACCGCGAAGATGACCTGAACTTCTACTTTCGTGCTCGTACACAGTTTCGTTTCATTGCAAACGAAAACCTGATGTCCGAATTGTACGTTGAGTACAAAACTCGCGTAGGTGCTTCTGACTCTGACGCTTCCTCCGGTTCTTCTGATCGTCCTCTCGGCGTCAAAAGAATGTTCTTGCAGTACCGCTTCCCCGGAACTGACGTTCTGACCACAGCTGGTGTATTCTCCATCAACCTGCCTGGCGCTGCTACTGGCAACATGGTTCTGGCTGACCTTGATGCCGGTGCTATGGTTGTTGAAACACCTATCACTGACCAGTTCGCAGTTTCCGTAGGTTACATCCGTGCTTACGATGCAAACGCTACTGATCAGGCTGCATACGGTGTTAGCTCCATCAACCAGAAAGATGAGATTGATCTCTTCTACGTTGCTGCTCCTATCACCATTGATGGTCTGGAAGCTACTCCTTACTTCATGTACGGTCTCCTTGGTAAACACTCCTTCTCCGAAGTTGCTGGTTACGAAGGTCTTACCGCTCCTTCCGCTGCAGCGTTCAACAAGAACGTTTCCGCATGGTGGGCTGGTACTTCTTTCTCCATGAACATGTTTGATCCCATTGTTATCAATGCTGACATCGTTTATGGTGATGTAGATGCTAACCAGAAACGCAACGACCGTTCCGGTTGGGGCTTTGATGCTACTCTCGCTTACACTGGTCTTGATTTCGTACAGCCTAAACTGCTGTTCGCATACACATCCGGTGAAGATGACAAAACTGACAACGGTTCCGAACGTCTCCCCGTTATCAACAATGACTGGGCTTTCGGTTCTTACTACTTCGGTGGTTCCGCTCTGACTTCTACTGACCTCAACAGCAACCAGCAGTCTGGTTTCTGGACAATGGGTCTGTCTTTCGAAGACATCTCTTTCTTCGACAAACTTACCCACGATCTGCACTTCTTGTACATCAAAGGTACCAACGACAAAGATCTGATCAAAAACAATGCTGGTCTGACAAACATCTCTGCTGATGGTAACTTCCTGACCACTGATGATCAGGCTTTCGAAATCGACTTCAACACCAACTACCAGATCTACGACGAACTGGCTGCTATCGTTGAGTTCGGTTACATCAACATGGATCTCAAAAAATCCACTTGGGAAGCATATGATGCTGTCCGCGCTGGTAAAGACGATCCTGCTCTGAAATTCGCTGTTGGTCTCGTTTACTCTTTCTAA
- the uvrC gene encoding excinuclease ABC subunit UvrC has translation MNFEFKGVDYPTSPGVYSMKDSAGRIIYVGKAASLRTRLSSYFRQIHKHSPKTRILVSKINSIDTLVTATEKEALLLEASLIKKHRPRYNIVLKDDKQYVLFQLDKRSEYPRLRLTRKVVRDGSVYFGPYTSSFFARETWKILGKVFPLRKCSDTAFKNRVRPCLYHDMGQCLGPCVNFVPRQDYMNLVRQVEMLLSGKAGDLISSLRLQMESASESLEFEKAAKFRDQIKAINKTVEKQSVVLNEYSDIDVIALAESSQGVGLGLLFVRKGRLLDKKNFFWPGLSLEEGEEILHSFVSQFYSSTKFIPPKLLVPFEFDMQSSAEILSERSRNAVRITTPHTGEEKRLLEIARKNASIGAREKKNDNILEVLASRLKLSSPPQRIECIDASHLGGEGMRVGMVVYEDAKPEKSQYRTYVFPELEYSSDDYAALYHWVIKRIDSGPPWGDLILIDGGKGQLAAVEKAFSDNWTDEAPIPHLASIAKGPTRKAGELEDRIFRPGRKNHLPLKGGSPELLYLQRIRDEAHRFVIGRQRKSRKKKVLQSEVLSLPGIGPKTARLLWDAFESVAKMKEATVAELSQVPGIGKKRAKQIYDAFIEL, from the coding sequence ATGAATTTTGAATTTAAAGGTGTCGATTATCCGACATCACCCGGTGTGTACTCAATGAAAGATAGTGCCGGGCGTATTATATATGTAGGTAAAGCTGCGAGCTTGCGTACGCGCCTTTCCTCGTATTTCAGGCAGATTCATAAGCACAGCCCCAAGACCAGAATTCTGGTTTCTAAAATTAATTCTATAGACACTCTTGTTACTGCTACGGAAAAAGAAGCTCTGTTGCTTGAGGCCAGTCTGATTAAAAAACACAGGCCGCGTTACAACATCGTCTTGAAGGATGATAAGCAATATGTGCTGTTTCAGCTCGATAAGCGTTCCGAGTATCCGCGGCTCAGGTTGACCCGCAAGGTTGTGCGTGACGGGTCAGTTTATTTCGGACCGTATACATCAAGCTTTTTTGCGCGCGAGACATGGAAGATACTGGGCAAAGTTTTTCCGCTCAGAAAGTGTTCAGATACTGCTTTTAAAAACAGGGTGCGACCTTGTCTGTACCATGATATGGGACAATGTCTTGGGCCATGTGTCAATTTTGTCCCTCGTCAGGATTATATGAATTTGGTGCGTCAGGTTGAAATGCTTCTGTCCGGTAAGGCCGGTGATCTTATTTCATCCTTGCGATTGCAAATGGAATCTGCCTCTGAATCTCTTGAATTTGAAAAAGCAGCAAAGTTTCGTGATCAAATTAAAGCCATCAATAAGACTGTTGAAAAGCAGTCTGTTGTTTTGAATGAATATTCAGATATTGATGTAATTGCTTTGGCTGAGTCTTCACAAGGGGTCGGACTTGGGCTTCTTTTTGTTAGAAAAGGTCGGTTGCTTGATAAAAAAAACTTTTTCTGGCCCGGGCTTAGCCTTGAAGAAGGGGAAGAGATTCTGCACAGCTTTGTTTCCCAGTTCTACAGCTCCACAAAATTCATACCGCCTAAGCTGCTTGTTCCTTTTGAATTTGATATGCAGAGTTCGGCTGAAATCCTTTCAGAACGAAGCAGGAATGCAGTGCGGATTACCACGCCCCATACTGGTGAAGAGAAGAGGCTTTTAGAAATAGCCCGAAAAAATGCTTCAATCGGGGCCAGAGAAAAGAAAAATGATAATATTCTCGAAGTTCTGGCATCAAGACTTAAGCTGTCATCCCCGCCGCAACGTATCGAGTGTATTGATGCCTCTCATCTAGGGGGTGAGGGAATGCGGGTAGGTATGGTTGTCTACGAAGATGCAAAGCCTGAAAAATCTCAATACCGTACTTATGTTTTTCCGGAGCTGGAGTATTCATCTGATGACTACGCCGCTCTTTATCACTGGGTGATTAAAAGGATTGATTCCGGTCCGCCGTGGGGTGATCTTATTTTAATAGATGGCGGCAAAGGACAGCTTGCAGCGGTTGAAAAAGCTTTTTCCGATAACTGGACAGATGAAGCACCTATTCCGCATCTGGCCTCTATAGCAAAAGGGCCAACCAGAAAAGCAGGAGAACTCGAAGACAGAATTTTCAGGCCCGGACGGAAAAATCATCTTCCACTTAAAGGAGGAAGTCCAGAGCTTCTCTATCTGCAACGGATCAGAGATGAAGCGCACAGATTTGTAATTGGCAGGCAGCGTAAATCACGCAAGAAAAAAGTATTACAAAGTGAAGTCTTATCATTACCCGGAATCGGGCCTAAGACAGCGCGGTTACTTTGGGATGCGTTCGAGTCAGTTGCTAAGATGAAAGAAGCCACCGTCGCTGAATTATCACAAGTGCCCGGAATAGGAAAAAAACGCGCTAAACAGATCTATGATGCTTTTATAGAATTATGA
- a CDS encoding metal-dependent hydrolase — protein MKHVFTWNGHSNFMIQSDDKTIIIDPFFEGNPKASAHWRSIKKADAVLVSHDHGDHVGQAAEICTATGAELVCIFDFVQDMIDQEVSGDKIIGMNIGGTIEVAGIKVKMVQAMHSSASGAPAGFIITYPDEFCVYFAGDTGLFSSMELFGKLHDIDVALLPTGGWFTMDSKEAAYACKLLNCKTAIPMHYGTFPILEQDAVSFEKHCADLAPECKVAKLEIGKPYEIEYTAS, from the coding sequence ATGAAACACGTATTTACTTGGAACGGCCATTCCAACTTTATGATTCAGTCCGATGACAAAACAATTATCATCGATCCTTTTTTCGAGGGCAACCCCAAGGCTTCTGCCCATTGGCGTTCTATCAAAAAAGCTGATGCTGTACTGGTCTCCCACGACCACGGTGATCATGTTGGTCAGGCCGCAGAAATCTGCACTGCCACCGGAGCAGAACTGGTCTGTATCTTTGATTTTGTTCAAGACATGATTGATCAAGAAGTCAGCGGCGACAAAATTATCGGCATGAATATCGGCGGTACAATCGAAGTTGCCGGAATAAAAGTTAAAATGGTACAAGCCATGCACTCCTCTGCTTCAGGAGCACCGGCAGGATTCATCATAACCTACCCTGATGAGTTTTGCGTATATTTCGCAGGTGATACCGGACTTTTTTCCAGCATGGAACTATTTGGAAAGCTGCATGACATAGATGTTGCCCTGCTGCCCACCGGCGGCTGGTTTACAATGGATTCCAAAGAAGCAGCCTATGCCTGCAAACTGCTTAACTGCAAAACAGCAATCCCCATGCATTACGGAACATTTCCTATCCTTGAACAGGACGCTGTAAGCTTCGAAAAACATTGCGCGGACCTCGCACCTGAGTGCAAAGTTGCAAAACTTGAAATTGGTAAGCCGTATGAAATTGAATACACCGCGTCCTGA
- a CDS encoding UbiX family flavin prenyltransferase → MDKKRIILAVTGASGTTYAVKLAQHFGKMDGIELHLILSEAALKVMELETEFTPEDLTGNADSVYPHENIAAPPASGSWDHAGMIICPCSMSSLAAIAHGFGTNLIHRAADVCLKERRKLILVTRETPLNLIHIRNMETATLAGATVMPASPGFYHTPQSIDDLSSHMAGRILEQLNIPHNLYQRWGADSQR, encoded by the coding sequence ATGGATAAAAAAAGAATTATACTTGCAGTAACAGGAGCAAGCGGCACAACTTACGCCGTAAAACTTGCTCAGCATTTTGGGAAAATGGATGGCATCGAACTGCATCTGATTCTTTCCGAAGCAGCCCTTAAAGTCATGGAACTTGAAACGGAATTCACCCCTGAAGATCTTACCGGAAACGCAGACTCAGTTTACCCCCATGAGAACATTGCCGCACCACCAGCGAGCGGATCATGGGATCATGCAGGAATGATTATCTGTCCTTGCTCCATGTCATCACTTGCGGCTATTGCGCATGGTTTCGGCACCAACCTTATTCACCGCGCAGCTGATGTATGCCTCAAAGAAAGACGGAAATTAATCTTAGTGACCAGAGAAACGCCGCTCAACCTGATCCATATAAGAAACATGGAAACAGCAACCCTCGCAGGGGCAACGGTAATGCCTGCATCTCCGGGGTTTTATCATACACCGCAAAGTATTGATGATCTTTCCTCCCACATGGCAGGAAGGATTCTTGAACAACTGAATATCCCGCATAACCTATATCAGCGCTGGGGCGCAGACTCACAGAGGTAA
- the purT gene encoding formate-dependent phosphoribosylglycinamide formyltransferase, with protein MVTLGTAGTSSARKMMLLGGGELGKEVVIEAQRLGVEVIVVDRYENTPAMQVAHRSYVISMLDATALRKVVETEKPDFIVPEIEAIATQTLVELEEEGFTVIPTARTTRLTMDREGIRRLAAEEVGLQTSPFKFADTKEEYLAAVKEIGIPCVIKPVMSSSGKGQSTVKSEADIDYSWEYSQSGGRTGEGRIIIEKFVDFDYEITLLTVRHAGGTSYCAPIGHRQEDGDYRESWQPQPMTDIALEKAQDYALRITDALGGRGLFGVELFIKGDEIYFSEVSPRPHDTGLVTVISQDLSEFALHVRAILGLPVPAIRQYGPAASSVILSDGKSIAPSFANVDKALEEADTKVLIFGKGECDGVRRLGVALALGKDIDDAKKRAIRSSSAVEIEY; from the coding sequence ATGGTCACTCTCGGTACAGCCGGAACTTCCTCTGCACGCAAGATGATGCTTCTTGGCGGCGGCGAGCTTGGTAAAGAGGTCGTAATTGAGGCCCAGCGTCTCGGCGTAGAAGTAATTGTTGTAGACAGGTATGAAAATACCCCCGCTATGCAGGTTGCTCATCGTAGCTATGTTATTTCCATGCTTGATGCAACCGCGCTGCGAAAAGTGGTTGAAACCGAAAAACCTGATTTCATCGTACCTGAGATTGAAGCTATTGCCACTCAGACTCTGGTTGAGCTGGAAGAGGAAGGATTTACTGTAATCCCCACTGCAAGAACCACCAGATTGACCATGGACCGTGAAGGAATCCGCAGGCTTGCAGCTGAGGAAGTAGGTCTTCAGACCTCTCCCTTCAAATTTGCTGATACTAAAGAAGAATACCTTGCTGCTGTAAAAGAAATCGGCATCCCTTGCGTGATCAAGCCGGTGATGAGTTCCTCCGGCAAAGGACAGAGCACCGTTAAAAGCGAGGCTGACATTGATTATTCATGGGAGTATTCCCAGTCCGGCGGCAGAACCGGCGAAGGGCGTATCATTATAGAAAAATTTGTTGACTTCGATTATGAAATTACTCTGCTTACCGTGCGTCATGCCGGGGGTACATCCTACTGCGCCCCTATCGGGCACAGGCAGGAAGACGGTGATTACCGTGAATCATGGCAGCCGCAGCCTATGACTGACATCGCTCTTGAAAAGGCTCAGGATTACGCCCTAAGAATTACCGATGCTCTTGGCGGGCGCGGTCTTTTCGGTGTGGAGCTTTTCATAAAAGGTGATGAAATTTATTTCAGCGAAGTTTCGCCCCGCCCGCATGATACCGGACTGGTTACGGTTATTTCGCAGGACTTAAGTGAATTTGCGCTGCATGTTCGTGCTATACTCGGTTTGCCTGTTCCGGCTATTCGTCAGTATGGCCCTGCTGCTTCAAGCGTTATTCTTTCAGACGGTAAATCCATAGCTCCTTCTTTTGCTAATGTTGATAAAGCATTAGAAGAGGCAGATACTAAAGTTTTGATTTTTGGTAAGGGAGAATGCGACGGAGTTCGCCGTCTTGGTGTTGCGCTTGCACTTGGTAAAGATATTGATGATGCCAAGAAGCGTGCGATCCGCTCTTCATCTGCTGTAGAAATCGAATACTGA
- a CDS encoding Na+/H+ antiporter NhaC family protein, with translation MKQEANGLALAPLGLFLVIFIGTGTFLTMNGTSMAFYQLSATVAILPAIAWAIWMGKHKITDKINIFLRGAGEPGIITMCMIYLLAGGFAAVAKSIGGVESTVNLGLSIVPASMVLPGLFVIAAFIATAMGTSMGTIAAIAPIAVGVATKTDIPSALLMGAVVGGAMFGDNLSMISDTTIAATRTQGCKMSDKFKMNFLIALPAAILTVIILYIAGEGGQVLQDGSYSLIKVLPYITILVMAVMGINVFIVLGAGIVFTGFVGLVTMTDFSMLKFSQDIYTGFTGMQEILVLSLLVGGLGELIKFHGGIAYIIRFIGKLTRGTKSTRAGEFSIGALSVFSDLCTANNTVAIILTGGMAKEIAESHNVDPRRSASLLDIFSCIVQGLIPYGAQVLLAGSISGLSPLEIIGNMHYCFILAIVAVLSIITGFPRIKK, from the coding sequence ATGAAACAGGAAGCTAACGGCCTAGCTCTGGCTCCACTTGGTTTATTTCTGGTGATCTTCATCGGAACAGGTACTTTCCTGACCATGAATGGAACCAGCATGGCTTTTTATCAGCTGTCTGCCACCGTTGCCATTTTGCCTGCAATTGCCTGGGCAATCTGGATGGGTAAACATAAAATTACTGACAAAATTAATATTTTTCTCAGAGGAGCCGGAGAGCCGGGGATCATCACTATGTGTATGATTTATCTGCTTGCCGGAGGATTTGCAGCTGTTGCAAAATCCATCGGCGGGGTTGAGTCTACCGTCAATCTTGGTCTTTCCATCGTACCTGCTTCAATGGTTTTGCCCGGTTTGTTTGTCATTGCAGCGTTTATAGCTACTGCTATGGGAACTTCCATGGGAACTATTGCCGCTATTGCTCCGATTGCTGTAGGTGTTGCCACGAAAACTGATATTCCTTCGGCTTTGCTCATGGGAGCGGTTGTCGGCGGTGCAATGTTTGGTGATAACCTTTCCATGATATCTGATACGACCATTGCTGCAACCCGAACTCAGGGCTGTAAGATGAGCGACAAGTTCAAAATGAACTTTCTTATAGCTCTGCCTGCTGCTATACTCACGGTTATCATTTTATATATAGCAGGCGAGGGTGGGCAGGTGCTTCAGGACGGTTCATACAGTCTGATCAAGGTGCTGCCTTATATTACAATTCTGGTGATGGCGGTTATGGGCATTAATGTCTTTATCGTACTCGGAGCCGGAATTGTTTTTACCGGATTTGTCGGGCTGGTAACAATGACCGATTTCAGCATGCTCAAATTCTCGCAGGATATCTACACCGGCTTTACCGGAATGCAGGAAATCCTTGTACTCTCCCTGCTTGTGGGCGGTCTTGGGGAGCTTATCAAGTTTCATGGTGGAATCGCTTACATTATCCGGTTCATAGGTAAACTTACCCGCGGAACCAAATCCACCAGAGCCGGCGAATTCAGCATCGGTGCACTTTCGGTCTTTTCAGATCTGTGTACCGCAAACAATACTGTTGCCATCATCCTCACCGGAGGCATGGCAAAGGAAATTGCTGAAAGCCATAACGTTGATCCACGCCGCAGTGCGAGTTTGCTGGATATCTTTTCCTGCATTGTTCAGGGACTTATTCCTTATGGCGCACAGGTGCTTCTTGCCGGATCAATATCCGGCCTTTCTCCGTTGGAAATTATTGGAAATATGCACTATTGTTTCATTCTCGCAATTGTGGCAGTGCTGAGTATAATCACCGGATTTCCAAGGATTAAGAAATAG
- a CDS encoding DUF190 domain-containing protein, protein MTLPEKAVRLKIYTGEENRIKHRPLFEVIVEEARKQGLAGASVYRGVMGYGVNSQVRTTSILRLSEDLPLIIEIVDTSDKIETFVNFLNEHMTEGLVTTDEVNIILHKHREGKKK, encoded by the coding sequence ATGACTCTACCCGAAAAAGCTGTAAGGCTCAAAATCTATACAGGTGAAGAAAACCGTATCAAGCATCGCCCTCTGTTTGAAGTCATCGTGGAAGAAGCACGTAAGCAAGGTCTCGCCGGAGCATCGGTTTACAGAGGCGTTATGGGATACGGCGTGAACAGTCAGGTTCGCACCACTTCCATTCTCCGATTATCGGAAGATCTGCCCCTAATCATTGAGATAGTAGACACTTCCGATAAAATTGAAACTTTCGTGAACTTCTTAAATGAACACATGACCGAAGGGTTGGTAACAACTGATGAAGTAAACATTATCCTTCACAAACACCGTGAAGGTAAAAAGAAATAA
- the crcB gene encoding fluoride efflux transporter CrcB produces MQKYFYIAAGGAAGTLCRYVVSGAAQRMFDTSFPAGTFTVNMLGCLLFGLVTGTFEDRLGLSPEMRLMILTGFMGAFTTFSTYMFETTTLIKSGQWPMAALNIGGQSALGFVCVIAGLALGRLIVS; encoded by the coding sequence ATGCAAAAATATTTCTATATAGCAGCAGGCGGAGCTGCCGGCACATTGTGCCGATACGTTGTATCCGGCGCAGCGCAACGAATGTTTGATACTTCATTTCCGGCAGGTACGTTTACGGTCAATATGCTCGGCTGTCTGCTATTTGGTCTGGTAACCGGTACATTTGAAGACCGCCTAGGCCTGTCCCCTGAAATGAGACTCATGATTCTGACCGGGTTTATGGGCGCATTCACAACATTTTCAACTTATATGTTCGAAACAACAACCTTAATTAAATCAGGACAATGGCCGATGGCAGCCCTCAATATTGGTGGACAAAGCGCATTAGGCTTTGTTTGCGTAATTGCAGGACTTGCTCTCGGACGATTGATAGTTTCCTGA
- a CDS encoding class IV adenylate cyclase: MAFEIELKFLDADHESARSIMKERGGEFLSRHYERNVVLDDPGRTLYKRSALLRVRQADKITMTVKRIPADIIEGKAKVYVEHETEVSDFDETVSALQVLGYAPVFQYEKIREEWKFADCHICLDHLPFGLFIEIEGAEDEILACADLLRLKEADSCKKTYHELNRDYRARNGLEYDENFVFAPDEVKDLL, from the coding sequence ATGGCATTTGAAATTGAGTTGAAATTTTTAGACGCTGATCATGAGTCGGCTCGTAGTATAATGAAAGAGCGGGGCGGTGAATTTCTTTCCCGTCATTATGAGCGTAATGTGGTGCTGGATGATCCGGGGCGGACTTTATATAAGCGTTCTGCCTTGCTGCGGGTCAGGCAGGCGGATAAGATTACTATGACTGTTAAGCGTATTCCGGCTGATATCATTGAGGGCAAAGCCAAGGTTTATGTTGAACACGAGACTGAGGTTTCTGATTTTGATGAGACTGTTTCAGCTTTGCAGGTGCTGGGGTATGCTCCAGTTTTTCAGTATGAAAAGATTCGGGAAGAATGGAAGTTTGCCGATTGTCATATTTGTCTTGATCATTTACCATTTGGCCTGTTTATTGAGATAGAAGGGGCGGAAGATGAAATTTTAGCCTGTGCTGATTTGCTCAGGCTTAAGGAGGCAGATTCCTGCAAAAAAACTTATCATGAACTTAATAGAGATTACCGTGCCCGAAACGGTCTTGAATATGATGAAAATTTTGTGTTCGCTCCTGATGAAGTGAAGGATTTGTTGTAA
- the clpS gene encoding ATP-dependent Clp protease adapter ClpS — protein MPEYIEEFESDVLFENELKEPRKFRVLLHNDDYTSMEFVIAVLIQVFRKTEEESTEIMLKVHNDGVGVCGVYTAEIAETRVEMVRQLAQQAGYPLKCTIEEV, from the coding sequence ATGCCTGAATACATAGAAGAATTTGAATCAGATGTGTTGTTTGAGAACGAATTGAAAGAGCCTCGGAAATTTCGGGTGCTTTTGCATAATGATGATTACACTTCCATGGAATTCGTCATAGCTGTGCTCATACAGGTTTTTAGAAAAACTGAAGAGGAATCCACAGAGATCATGCTCAAGGTCCATAATGACGGGGTCGGAGTTTGTGGAGTTTATACAGCCGAAATTGCTGAAACACGCGTTGAAATGGTAAGGCAGCTTGCGCAGCAAGCGGGCTATCCGCTGAAATGCACAATCGAAGAGGTCTAG